In a single window of the Mugil cephalus isolate CIBA_MC_2020 chromosome 6, CIBA_Mcephalus_1.1, whole genome shotgun sequence genome:
- the ddx59 gene encoding probable ATP-dependent RNA helicase DDX59 isoform X2, with the protein MSIFLCLQVDNFKMFMPRALKVKRPAQSSGQVLNKKIKSDQVEDNKSSSETPAAQKSEVCEDSKTQDEVVQAEVDATAQLGENSEHAEGHESSSDDEEEPVKSFRKSQRWPEPGEPVCVMCGRYGEYICDATDNDVCSLECKASHLLKMGMGTGADAFERKEQNSDERTPQPQQTAADTAADYSYREDPFISGLTDEQVQRIKQELGIETQGRDIMRPIVEFEHCGFPATLSSNLKKAGYEAPTPVQMQMVPVGLTGRDVIASADTGSGKTVAFLLPVVVTALEPVQSVRSPVTVILTPTRELAIQIERQAKELVMGLPNMRTALLVGGMPLPPQLHRLKSSIKIVIATPGRLIEILKQKALQLDKVKLVVVDEVDTMLKMGFQQQVLEVLDQVPEQHQTLLASATIPTWTEELAARLVHDPVRIVIGEKNQPCANVRQILLWVEEPSKKKKLFEILNDGKLYQPPVVVFVDCKLGADLLCEAVAKVTGLTTVAIHSDKSQWERNRILRGLLDGDFEVVISTGVLGRGLDLVNVRLVVNFDMPNTMDEYVHQVGRAGRLGHRGTAITFLNNNNKRLFLEVVNRVKPTGSILPPQLLNSPHLHEQQRRARQKTKTGPEDTLVTKSNLLDIIKKHDRRKK; encoded by the exons ATGTctattttcttgtgtttacagGTAgataactttaaaatgtttatgcCGAGAGCCCTGAAAGTGAAGAGACCTGCTCAGAGTTCAGGCCAAGTTTTGAATAAGAAAATCAAGTCTGATCAAGTGGAGGACAACAAAAGTAGCTCAGAGACACCTGCTGCACAGAAATCGGAAGTTTGTGAAGACAGCAAAACACAGGATGAGGTGGTACAAGCAGAAGTGGACGCTACTGCACAGTTGGGAGAAAACTCAGAACATGCAGAGGGACACGAGTCTTCCtcagatgatgaagaggaaCCAGTTAAATCATTCAGAAAGAGCCAGAGATGGCCTGAACCCGGGGAGCCTGTCTGTGTGATGTGCGGCCGCTATGGGGAGTATATCTGTGATGCCACTGACAACGACGTGTGCAGTCTTGAATGCAAAGCCAGCCATTTACTGAAAATGGGGATGGGGACTGGGGCAGATGCGTTCGAGCGTAAGGAGCAAAACAGTGATGAAAGGACTCCTCAGCCTCAGCAGACTGCGGCCGACACAGCGGCAGACTATTCTTACAGGGAAGATCCTTTCATATCGGGACTAACGGACGAGCAGGTGCAGCGAATTAAACAGGAGCTGGGCATTGAAACCCAGGGGAGGGACATCATGAGACCCATTGTAGAGTTTGAACACTGTGGCTTTCCCGCCACTTTAAGTAGCAACCTGAAAAAGGCCGGTTACGAGGCACCGACGCCCGTCCAGATGCAGATGGTGCCCGTTGGTCTTACGGGCAGGGATGTGATCGCGAGTGCGGACACGGGATCGGGAAAGACTGTGGCCTTTTTGCTGCCGGTGGTAGTGACGGCACTGGAG CCAGTGCAGAGTGTGCGCAGCCCAGTGACCGTGATCCTGACCCCCACCAGAGAATTGGCCATTCAAATCGAGAGACAGGCCAAGGAGCTGGTGATGGGACTCCCGAACATGAGAACCGCCCTGCTGGTCGGTGGCATGCCGCTCCCCCCTCAGCTTCACCGCCTCAAGAGCAGCATTAAG ATCGTCATAGCGACCCCGGGGAGACTCATTGAGATCTTGAAGCAGAAAGCACTGCAGCTTGACAAAGTGAAGCTTGTGGTGGTTGATGAG GTCGACACTATGTTGAAGATGGGCTTCCAGCAGCAGGTGCTGGAGGTTCTGGACCAAGTCCCCGAGCAACACCAGACTCTGCTGGCCTCGGCCACCATCCCAACATGGACGGAGGAGCTGGCTGCTCGGTTGGTCCACGACCCCGTACGTATCGTGATTGGTGAGAAGAACCAGCCCTGTGCCAACGTCAGGCAGATCCTGCTTTGGGTGGAGGAACcctccaagaagaagaagctgtttgAGATCCTCAAT GACGGTAAGCTGTACCAGCCTCCAGTGGTGGTGTTTGTGGACTGTAAACTGGGTGCTGATCTCCTGTGTGAGGCGGTCGCCAAGGTGACGGGCCTGACTACTGTGGCCATCCACTCCGACAAGAGCCAGTGGGAGCGCAACCGCATCCTCAGG GGTCTGCTGGATGGGGACTTTGAAGTGGTGATCAGTACAGGTGTGCTCGGCAGAGGGCTGGACCTAGTCAACGTCAGATTGGTGGTTAACTTTGACATGCCAAACACGATGGATGAGTACGTCCACCAG GTGGGTAGAGCAGGTCGGCTGGGGCACAGAGGAACAGCCATCACcttcctcaacaacaacaacaaacggcTGTTCCTGGAGGTGGTGAACCGGGTCAAACCCACGGGGTCCATTCTTCCCCCTCAGCTCCTGAACTCACCCCACCTCCacgagcagcagaggagggcGAGGCAGAAAACCAAGACGGGACCCGAGGACACGCTGGTCACCAAGAGCAACCTCCTGGACATCATAAAAAAACACGACCGTCGCAAGAAGTAG
- the ddx59 gene encoding probable ATP-dependent RNA helicase DDX59 isoform X1, which yields MSIFLCLQVDNFKMFMPRALKVKRPAQSSGQVLNKKIKSDQVEDNKSSSETPAAQKSEVCEDSKTQDEVVQAEVDATAQLGENSEHAEGHESSSDDEEEPVKSFRKSQRWPEPGEPVCVMCGRYGEYICDATDNDVCSLECKASHLLKMGMGTGADAFERKEQNSDERTPQPQQTAADTAADYSYREDPFISGLTDEQVQRIKQELGIETQGRDIMRPIVEFEHCGFPATLSSNLKKAGYEAPTPVQMQMVPVGLTGRDVIASADTGSGKTVAFLLPVVVTALEKPVQSVRSPVTVILTPTRELAIQIERQAKELVMGLPNMRTALLVGGMPLPPQLHRLKSSIKIVIATPGRLIEILKQKALQLDKVKLVVVDEVDTMLKMGFQQQVLEVLDQVPEQHQTLLASATIPTWTEELAARLVHDPVRIVIGEKNQPCANVRQILLWVEEPSKKKKLFEILNDGKLYQPPVVVFVDCKLGADLLCEAVAKVTGLTTVAIHSDKSQWERNRILRGLLDGDFEVVISTGVLGRGLDLVNVRLVVNFDMPNTMDEYVHQVGRAGRLGHRGTAITFLNNNNKRLFLEVVNRVKPTGSILPPQLLNSPHLHEQQRRARQKTKTGPEDTLVTKSNLLDIIKKHDRRKK from the exons ATGTctattttcttgtgtttacagGTAgataactttaaaatgtttatgcCGAGAGCCCTGAAAGTGAAGAGACCTGCTCAGAGTTCAGGCCAAGTTTTGAATAAGAAAATCAAGTCTGATCAAGTGGAGGACAACAAAAGTAGCTCAGAGACACCTGCTGCACAGAAATCGGAAGTTTGTGAAGACAGCAAAACACAGGATGAGGTGGTACAAGCAGAAGTGGACGCTACTGCACAGTTGGGAGAAAACTCAGAACATGCAGAGGGACACGAGTCTTCCtcagatgatgaagaggaaCCAGTTAAATCATTCAGAAAGAGCCAGAGATGGCCTGAACCCGGGGAGCCTGTCTGTGTGATGTGCGGCCGCTATGGGGAGTATATCTGTGATGCCACTGACAACGACGTGTGCAGTCTTGAATGCAAAGCCAGCCATTTACTGAAAATGGGGATGGGGACTGGGGCAGATGCGTTCGAGCGTAAGGAGCAAAACAGTGATGAAAGGACTCCTCAGCCTCAGCAGACTGCGGCCGACACAGCGGCAGACTATTCTTACAGGGAAGATCCTTTCATATCGGGACTAACGGACGAGCAGGTGCAGCGAATTAAACAGGAGCTGGGCATTGAAACCCAGGGGAGGGACATCATGAGACCCATTGTAGAGTTTGAACACTGTGGCTTTCCCGCCACTTTAAGTAGCAACCTGAAAAAGGCCGGTTACGAGGCACCGACGCCCGTCCAGATGCAGATGGTGCCCGTTGGTCTTACGGGCAGGGATGTGATCGCGAGTGCGGACACGGGATCGGGAAAGACTGTGGCCTTTTTGCTGCCGGTGGTAGTGACGGCACTGGAG AAGCCAGTGCAGAGTGTGCGCAGCCCAGTGACCGTGATCCTGACCCCCACCAGAGAATTGGCCATTCAAATCGAGAGACAGGCCAAGGAGCTGGTGATGGGACTCCCGAACATGAGAACCGCCCTGCTGGTCGGTGGCATGCCGCTCCCCCCTCAGCTTCACCGCCTCAAGAGCAGCATTAAG ATCGTCATAGCGACCCCGGGGAGACTCATTGAGATCTTGAAGCAGAAAGCACTGCAGCTTGACAAAGTGAAGCTTGTGGTGGTTGATGAG GTCGACACTATGTTGAAGATGGGCTTCCAGCAGCAGGTGCTGGAGGTTCTGGACCAAGTCCCCGAGCAACACCAGACTCTGCTGGCCTCGGCCACCATCCCAACATGGACGGAGGAGCTGGCTGCTCGGTTGGTCCACGACCCCGTACGTATCGTGATTGGTGAGAAGAACCAGCCCTGTGCCAACGTCAGGCAGATCCTGCTTTGGGTGGAGGAACcctccaagaagaagaagctgtttgAGATCCTCAAT GACGGTAAGCTGTACCAGCCTCCAGTGGTGGTGTTTGTGGACTGTAAACTGGGTGCTGATCTCCTGTGTGAGGCGGTCGCCAAGGTGACGGGCCTGACTACTGTGGCCATCCACTCCGACAAGAGCCAGTGGGAGCGCAACCGCATCCTCAGG GGTCTGCTGGATGGGGACTTTGAAGTGGTGATCAGTACAGGTGTGCTCGGCAGAGGGCTGGACCTAGTCAACGTCAGATTGGTGGTTAACTTTGACATGCCAAACACGATGGATGAGTACGTCCACCAG GTGGGTAGAGCAGGTCGGCTGGGGCACAGAGGAACAGCCATCACcttcctcaacaacaacaacaaacggcTGTTCCTGGAGGTGGTGAACCGGGTCAAACCCACGGGGTCCATTCTTCCCCCTCAGCTCCTGAACTCACCCCACCTCCacgagcagcagaggagggcGAGGCAGAAAACCAAGACGGGACCCGAGGACACGCTGGTCACCAAGAGCAACCTCCTGGACATCATAAAAAAACACGACCGTCGCAAGAAGTAG
- the ddx59 gene encoding probable ATP-dependent RNA helicase DDX59 isoform X3: MFMPRALKVKRPAQSSGQVLNKKIKSDQVEDNKSSSETPAAQKSEVCEDSKTQDEVVQAEVDATAQLGENSEHAEGHESSSDDEEEPVKSFRKSQRWPEPGEPVCVMCGRYGEYICDATDNDVCSLECKASHLLKMGMGTGADAFERKEQNSDERTPQPQQTAADTAADYSYREDPFISGLTDEQVQRIKQELGIETQGRDIMRPIVEFEHCGFPATLSSNLKKAGYEAPTPVQMQMVPVGLTGRDVIASADTGSGKTVAFLLPVVVTALEKPVQSVRSPVTVILTPTRELAIQIERQAKELVMGLPNMRTALLVGGMPLPPQLHRLKSSIKIVIATPGRLIEILKQKALQLDKVKLVVVDEVDTMLKMGFQQQVLEVLDQVPEQHQTLLASATIPTWTEELAARLVHDPVRIVIGEKNQPCANVRQILLWVEEPSKKKKLFEILNDGKLYQPPVVVFVDCKLGADLLCEAVAKVTGLTTVAIHSDKSQWERNRILRGLLDGDFEVVISTGVLGRGLDLVNVRLVVNFDMPNTMDEYVHQVGRAGRLGHRGTAITFLNNNNKRLFLEVVNRVKPTGSILPPQLLNSPHLHEQQRRARQKTKTGPEDTLVTKSNLLDIIKKHDRRKK, translated from the exons atgtttatgcCGAGAGCCCTGAAAGTGAAGAGACCTGCTCAGAGTTCAGGCCAAGTTTTGAATAAGAAAATCAAGTCTGATCAAGTGGAGGACAACAAAAGTAGCTCAGAGACACCTGCTGCACAGAAATCGGAAGTTTGTGAAGACAGCAAAACACAGGATGAGGTGGTACAAGCAGAAGTGGACGCTACTGCACAGTTGGGAGAAAACTCAGAACATGCAGAGGGACACGAGTCTTCCtcagatgatgaagaggaaCCAGTTAAATCATTCAGAAAGAGCCAGAGATGGCCTGAACCCGGGGAGCCTGTCTGTGTGATGTGCGGCCGCTATGGGGAGTATATCTGTGATGCCACTGACAACGACGTGTGCAGTCTTGAATGCAAAGCCAGCCATTTACTGAAAATGGGGATGGGGACTGGGGCAGATGCGTTCGAGCGTAAGGAGCAAAACAGTGATGAAAGGACTCCTCAGCCTCAGCAGACTGCGGCCGACACAGCGGCAGACTATTCTTACAGGGAAGATCCTTTCATATCGGGACTAACGGACGAGCAGGTGCAGCGAATTAAACAGGAGCTGGGCATTGAAACCCAGGGGAGGGACATCATGAGACCCATTGTAGAGTTTGAACACTGTGGCTTTCCCGCCACTTTAAGTAGCAACCTGAAAAAGGCCGGTTACGAGGCACCGACGCCCGTCCAGATGCAGATGGTGCCCGTTGGTCTTACGGGCAGGGATGTGATCGCGAGTGCGGACACGGGATCGGGAAAGACTGTGGCCTTTTTGCTGCCGGTGGTAGTGACGGCACTGGAG AAGCCAGTGCAGAGTGTGCGCAGCCCAGTGACCGTGATCCTGACCCCCACCAGAGAATTGGCCATTCAAATCGAGAGACAGGCCAAGGAGCTGGTGATGGGACTCCCGAACATGAGAACCGCCCTGCTGGTCGGTGGCATGCCGCTCCCCCCTCAGCTTCACCGCCTCAAGAGCAGCATTAAG ATCGTCATAGCGACCCCGGGGAGACTCATTGAGATCTTGAAGCAGAAAGCACTGCAGCTTGACAAAGTGAAGCTTGTGGTGGTTGATGAG GTCGACACTATGTTGAAGATGGGCTTCCAGCAGCAGGTGCTGGAGGTTCTGGACCAAGTCCCCGAGCAACACCAGACTCTGCTGGCCTCGGCCACCATCCCAACATGGACGGAGGAGCTGGCTGCTCGGTTGGTCCACGACCCCGTACGTATCGTGATTGGTGAGAAGAACCAGCCCTGTGCCAACGTCAGGCAGATCCTGCTTTGGGTGGAGGAACcctccaagaagaagaagctgtttgAGATCCTCAAT GACGGTAAGCTGTACCAGCCTCCAGTGGTGGTGTTTGTGGACTGTAAACTGGGTGCTGATCTCCTGTGTGAGGCGGTCGCCAAGGTGACGGGCCTGACTACTGTGGCCATCCACTCCGACAAGAGCCAGTGGGAGCGCAACCGCATCCTCAGG GGTCTGCTGGATGGGGACTTTGAAGTGGTGATCAGTACAGGTGTGCTCGGCAGAGGGCTGGACCTAGTCAACGTCAGATTGGTGGTTAACTTTGACATGCCAAACACGATGGATGAGTACGTCCACCAG GTGGGTAGAGCAGGTCGGCTGGGGCACAGAGGAACAGCCATCACcttcctcaacaacaacaacaaacggcTGTTCCTGGAGGTGGTGAACCGGGTCAAACCCACGGGGTCCATTCTTCCCCCTCAGCTCCTGAACTCACCCCACCTCCacgagcagcagaggagggcGAGGCAGAAAACCAAGACGGGACCCGAGGACACGCTGGTCACCAAGAGCAACCTCCTGGACATCATAAAAAAACACGACCGTCGCAAGAAGTAG